The Lepeophtheirus salmonis chromosome 6, UVic_Lsal_1.4, whole genome shotgun sequence DNA window CccccgtctacgccgtcagcaagtccgtaACGTTAATCCTCtttatcaaaaaggccaaactggatgtACAAGATCAAGGGGTTTCACACAagattgtccagagagctatagaaaaagtgggtggaaagagccttgacaccatcaatgaaagaaGCCCAACTCCAGCTCCGTTGCaggactcttttgagttcttttgatgCAGCGTTCAGCTAGTGATGAACTTAGTGAATGAAGAGGAGCTCTCCAGGCAGTCGTGGGAGATGGAAAACATTGCCACGACGTTATCCGAGCAGGAGGAGACTATGTGAcatgattgagtactttttttaacgtttgaatgtaattttttacctTACTGGGGCAGTTGCAATCATTTTGGAACAACCTAATacgattgtttttgtgttgaggtggtcatattataaataatcgaCTTCGAAGTGATGTGTTTGAAATTTGAGTATTCACAATAATGCGACATAAGTGTTTTTTACTTAATTGTAGTTAGTTAACATTACCAAGAATAATGGGGTCACCTTGTGTATGAGAGATTAAAACATAATGGTGCTAGTATTGATGTTTTCgaggaattttttaatcaaaatatatgatgtTTATTACTATGAAATGCATTAAATGGTTTTGTTCTGTTGTAAAAATGATAGAATCATACCACAAAATTTCGAgatctcactatgtaatgaattcgaaccagagacaaaatgagtataataaacaaacacgacaacGATACGAAAAAAAAGTAGTGATAATTACTTCTCTATTATCAATCCtaattagacatgatggattatttatattggaaaatactcgtggattgacaaacaagcataatatgaagTAAGaacataatttcattattattccaacagaaaacaaacatttaattaattttatagtatccaaaaattaaaaaatttgattcaaaaactcaaaggaaaatatcaatttcaatcaaaaataaacaactacGTATAAACCTCATTTGTTCATATATTGTCCTTCAGGCAAAATGACTTAAATGCGAAATGTCCTATGGGAAAGTGGTTTAAGCAAAttgtcctgaggcaaaatagtttaaggtgaAGCCACAAGGCaccaaacaaaataaatgacaCAAGCAACGGCTTTCCTAGTGTTGTCTTACTCCATATTTAGGGCTGAATCTACAGTCCTGTCCAGTTAAGTCTATGTTTGGTCTTGTTCAgccctgcatatcagtcctaaaacaaaacaaaaattgtcctTGAtgactcaactttatttcttcttgttttaatcagttctattatTGATAGTCCAAAGGATGGACCGTCTTAAGGATTGATAGAGGtggtcttaagactggactaCACCTAATATaaaaggactgatacaacaaaAAGTTTATCCATCTCccaaaaaaacctatttaatcatatacacaaataaaatctgtcaacaTACAGAATACGGaagatacatacaaacatatagcAAGAACCGAAACAAGAGCATATAAGAAGCAATTTACCATTAAAAGTACCAACAGTCTCCAtagtaagactttttttttttaaatgctttgtAGGACCCTTATAATCCACTTTAAAGAGTCCAAATATTTTGCTGACATCGAGGGGTAATTCCCAATAACATCAGCACTATATTTTCATCCAAATCTAAAGGTGCCCGGAACTCCGGGTGTCTTGTAATAGCTGAGATGATAACAACTCTTATCTCTTCAGCAGCTAAGGTTTCATAATTTGTGATTTTGCTAGCAATATGAGCTTTAGAATTCAAGAACGCTAATTCCAACGCCTTTGTCTTCCTAGCCTGGATCCCTTTCGTTTTGAAAGTCCAAACAAAACCGATacttttgtgaattttgattctGGAACATCCAGTTCCTTTACGTGTAAggcaatatattattttagaattcGAACACTAGTACAATCTTCGATAGCGTGTATATACGAGATTTGAAACTGCGCAGTAAATTAACTAATTTCATAATGATTAAGAATCGGCTAACTGATTTTGgtcccttttttctgtttcgttTCGGAGGAGAGGTTGTGAGATCCAATAAAGGTAACGGCGTACAGTTGTTTTGcctattaatatcttttttaaatattagtggTGCACTAGCATAGTCATTTACAGTGGCGACACCTTgagaatattacttttttatagtttgtttataacCCTccgataaatatacaaaattatattagatattacTTTACATAACACCAAACTTATCAAAACAAGTTGAAATAGAATTATATAGAAGAATTATGtattgggaaataaattttccGAGAATGAAAGATATGATCAATGGGTTTTACAAAATTACCTAATAattataggtatgtaaatgTAAACCAGTATAcattagtatataatatatttattagtgttgagactctgtcCAAGACCAGTTTTCCACTGGTTCGGTCTTAAAGCATATTTCTAGAGAGATTTGGACATATattaggttggagaaaaagtaatttcgtattttcagataaatataatgctttataagaagtgttacaataatCAGATTTAAGgcaagtatgccccgttctgttcgataacaTGTTGCCAATaaaaatccaacttcataatattCTTATCGTAGAAGCCTTTGTTCCAAGTGGCTAAACACTCGCACAACCAAATTtttacaggcctctattgaggacAAATTTGTACACATCCGTACGTTGGCCATAGACAATAACATGTGATAGTCAATTGGTGCTAGGTACGGACTGTAAGGTAGATCCATTAGACCTTCCCATCCATTTACCTCTACCAAACCAGAACGAAATCACTCGAAACACTGTTGTGCAACAGGAACCGAGAGAGTATTGCCCCGTATAaatcgcaaattttcttggtcggtTTCGACAAAATTTAGCccttcaggtagtaaaaatgtaaatatggtGGATTTCTTTGTTTGAGCCCTCCATAATTGaagcacgataattcacgactgagcCTGCCAATCGCAATAGTgtcaaaaagcgtttgtagtatacactcacaccggTACAACATCTTATCGTATGATCCCATGTGACCAATAATTAACAAGATAtgcttaattaaaaaagagggTAAATAGGAAATGACTTTTTCAACAACCtaatattttggtccagaccaCGATCTTATACCTTAGAACTAAATTTAATCCTATTAAAAcgtttagaaaattttaattcacaACGCTATTACAAGAACTTACTCTAACTCAACTAATCAAGGATCAGAACACGGATTAGGAAAACAGATAGACAGCTGACAATTTGTAAGTGGtatgtattttgtttcaatCTCTTAACAATAGTTGACACTATATTTCTTGACTATTGAGACAAAGTACTATTAAATTTCAGATGACGTCATTATACCGGTTTTAAACATTTACAAACATACTCCATTCATCAATAAAGACGGTCAAAGACCAAACTTTTCTTTCAGAATGAAAAGTATAACAGCGGTCATTTTCTACCTCGTACCCAAACCTAGTGTTAGGCTTAAATCTGGAAATTCCAGACCTCAGGGCCATAAAAACTTTCGAATTAGCTCGATCATCCAATGTTTTTATCGCCCAGACGTCTGCAATTTCCAGACTCAAGCCTAACACCAGGTTTGGATACGAAGTAGAAAATGACAGCTGTTAtgttttccattaatttttgaacccttgaatagaaaaaagagagaattttttttaaaaagctttcatttttattattattcagggaattttattacttttaaccCAGGATCAAAGGTAAAAGTAAGGGGTGAAACGATGTCAACGTGATTaactaaaataatacatttttatctgtTAGGAGGGGGAGGCGGCTTAGGGTATCATGGATTCCTCTAAAACTAACCACGCAGCCTCTATGATTCACAAAGTCAATTTTACGAATGATATCGCAAGTTTTTCCtcgacaaaaaattaattaattaggaaAATGAACTGAAATCAACAAATAAACGGAAAAACCCCCgaacaaaaaaagtatgaacGGTCCAAGCCTGCGCAACACTAACATTCGCTAATCTTTGTGGGCTGTGATGATTACTCATTTTTCCATTTAGagatttgttgaaattatagcattatttcatttcaagttatattttaacaaaacaactttattattttttttagtattggaATGTGGATACCAACGCCTATGAAACAAGTCACATCTGTAACATATTTGTTAGATGTTAATCATAAGAAGTTATAATGTAATCCATTGCATCACACTTTAATCTTGTATAAGGCATTGTTGAGGTAAACCAAAACAACTTAATAGtatattgatgaagaaaaaaaaacatttttcattcagattaatggaaaaaaatatcataattactgTAGATGTATTTGGAAACCAAAatgaggaataaataaaatgacttatgtAAATCAATACTGTCTATCAATCAAAATCTGTTCAACCTCTAGCAGACCctaataatactattaaaaaaaataatatgtaattacatcattatacaaCAGATTCCATATTTAAAGTAACagatatttaaagtaaattagtttaataattgGAAGTAGATTTGGTTATTGACGGGCTGCATGATAATAACGTTCTTTTTTGTGTATGTTTGTTTAATTTCTATGGACAACATGGCGGAAATGGAAGCGAAAAGAAAACTTGGGGTTTAAATGTCCTTCTGCAGGAAATTTCCTATGAATATCAAAGGAGATTTGTCCATAAATAAAACGTCAACAGATAAATGgttcatatatcaaaaatttagtgGACAGGATGTCCGCTTagggtaggctggaggggcgTAGACCCCCGCCccgaaaaaaatagaatttttcctttttcaataaaagaaaatttcatatttgaaatttcatataataataatataataagattAGCTCCCCGCCGGATTGTGAATCTCTTGAAGTGGGAGCCCAACCGTATAGAAACAAGGGAGGGAAATGCCTTTAATGTGGACTATTAGAAACCAAAGATCATTTTTCTGggattttttagtattaaattgatttaaatattaaagtttaaattttactggATTATACATTCGGATGTAAACTCAATAACGATGATTTTTAAGGTTTTTCATGGCGCGAGCAACAGggaaatcaattttgttttagcTAAAACCCAGTATGGTTTATATAGGATTAGAACACATGGAAAAATTGACactaattaattagtaaacATTGCAAAACATTATATTCGtattttattgtgtatttaGCTGTATCTTATTAACTATTCATGCAAAGAATTTTATAATGCAGTAATTTTGAAGTTTGGTATTCTTATATATTTGCCTGTCTACcgatgtcattttttatataatcgtGTTaagatgcatttttaaattaaatgaatggaACATTAAAGACcaagaaaaaaagatcaacAGAACGTCATTTTACAGCTtacttgtaatattttgttagGGACTTCATAAGGCTTTTTGACAGAGCggtatttccatttttttgctacaaaatatacACCCAAAACGGGCATTTAATACGCAGCGatctattttgttgtttttttacttcaaaaagaaagaaatgttgAGGAACTTATGTTGACTCTGATTTGCACAAAGGTAGGAACTTGGACTCTAAACTTCTGACTCGACTTAGACTCCAGTCCATATTTAGAAGACTTGCAACTTGGtctgttttttggaattggtaatctgaagaatgaattctCTTTTCCTtggctgttgtcattattatttaaatcctgagTAGTGGGCTTCCTTTCCTACTAGattcaattgtattcaaaacctgattgaacattcgcgtgtgctcataaataaaGAAGGGATGTATGTATGGAAAAGTCTAAGTAttgcaattagaaaaggaaaatcgGTTGATGTGTATgcgattttattcatttttaaaaaaaaatattattatcagtCAAATCcctactttttcttcttttggttcattatttaattagttgtcAGTGGTGTTAACacctccctctaaaagaagaattctcacccatctttggtgtaaatttatttaaaaatacataataaaatgaatatatgaatttaaatatagttgcAATATTTTACCTGCTctattgctattttaaatgtagaaggtttcTAGCTCCAATATCATagaacaggcagctgatattaataatgGTTTTAATCAAGGTGTACCATTTGTCTACCTCCTGCTTTCTCCTCGGACTATCACAGAAATCCACCAtctactcataaaagacggagaataaccTTGAGAATtggttgcagagttataattctagaacaatgttggactcagagtagaattaaaggtcgacataggagtaattaTCTGCTTAtgactttgtttatttccttttcccctcctcccttgtcacaactgattgtagctgatataatgaaacgtaatTATAGCTAAATTTGCTTTCCTCcgaaacatttttcatattgtcaGTGTTACAATGTTCATCttcggtatttttttttgtaacttgaccaaaataagtttaatttttatcactatATATGAATATACGAATGGATATTATCCATTCCGAACTTGACCTCAGCAAAATAAGAAATGAGCACAATATTTGCAATATGAAGTTGATTTAATTACATGAAttatgaacatacatatataaatcataaaaaatataattctgaatattattgaacttttagttcaatattaatttgtttattcataaagaaaaacaCACATCAGAATTAACAATGAACTACAAAGATTATTGATACATAATAAATGTCTAGTTACTTAATATCAAGTTCCAATcgtgaatatttttatgaattttaatttagagGCCAAAagaattcatttattatatggTACCCCTTGATCCTGCCACAGCTATTGGTGGAGCACTATTTTGTATTCCAGAATTACCTTCATTGTATATAACAAAACCAAGACATTCCGGCGAGTATGCAGGAAGGGTAATACAAGCATGATTAGAGTAGTATTTTCCTCGATACCGTGTAGAACGTTTAAGATCGGGGCACGAACTGTAGCCATCATTCTCAACATAACACCATTGAGCTCCGTTGAACGtgctatatataaaaaatataacaataattattattccatgGAACATTTAGAAGTGGAGTCACAGGGGGGAGCATAGGTCCCCCCTGTAATGAATAGGGTGCAAAAAGGTAGAGGGTGCtatattaggaaaataatattaaaacacatGAAGTGCTAAAATAAATCACATAGGGACCAAGTGGAAGGAAGAGCTCACATTTcgcttattaaataatacaatattcccctaaaaaaatgtttcgatTCGGAGCGGGGTCCAATCCCTCCAGCCATCTTGAATGAAAAATGTTGATTTCAGTTATTATTCTCTGGacataaacttaattttgttctcaCTCTCTGTTTCCAGGAATTAGTTGTGTGTAAAGTTTGACAAACAATCTTACGTGTGAACTTAAATATCACGCATGGGTAATTATAAAATAGGATTGTACCTCCTGCAATTTCCTTGCTGCTGGCCGTATTCGTCGTAGAAGCTGAGTGCGATGCATTGGCATTGACAGTCTGCTTGGCTATTAATTGGAGCTGGGGCAAATTGTTGTGCATTAGACCAATATACACAAGTAGCTAAAACGATTCCAATGTATATTCCTCTCATTCTAACAATTTCTGACAATGTTTGAATGCCTCTCGActgtaaattgaataataatcctGAAGAATCAAATGACTTTGTTTTATATTGCAAAACAATTGAATTAAGGAGGTAAGATGCAGGTAATATCAGGCCTCATTTAGGTATTGTCAGGATAAGGCATACcctagataattatttattttttcaacaccTATTGCTGAGTTTTATAAGAAGCAGCTAGACGATAATACACTTTTGATGGATGTTCTTATCAATTCTCTCTAAGGTGACACTTGGTGAATAAAAAACAAGTATCCAAAGAATCAACGGAATagtataaaaccttttttattttttttattagataaatatagttaaatccATGACTGTCTTCCACtctaaagtattaaaaaaaactataaaattcaacatttatatggttaaaattataaaaaaatcaaggtaaTCAATTGAACGAGGtaaatttaaagttcaaagacTAATGTCATGGTTTaccttataaaaatttatcacatacgtttttttttcagctaactaatagctttttaatgatgtattatattattgctTTGTTTTACGATACATCGtttatcaaatattcatcaaaatgttGATTTATTCATCTATAATGTCTTAGAACATAAAAGTTGGGTTGAGCTACAGATCCAAAAGTTCATTTCTAAGCTGATCTGCGGTCAACAATACCACATAGTAAACTTATTATGGAATTACCCATATATGTACTcgtgttgtatcggtccttatttattcagtctgTCATTAGAACCGTCAGTTCTTGATACCAGACCTTAATAACGTCGTTCCTTAGGATTGTCAGTTCTTGGGGCCAGTCATTAAGAGTGTCAGTCCTTGGGATCGATCCTTAACTGTCGGAATAACtaaaaaagggggaaaacacaatgacgtcaaaatttattttaccttctttaagaacCAAAAAGTGGGACTAGACTGGAATGGACAGGACTAGACTGCACTGTAGTCCTGtataaggaccgacacagcACTACTTGTCTGCATTAATTgcagaaggttctcctctttatagcactaattaattttctccccaaaaatcatataacaggcagttaATATTAACTAAGATCTTCATTGCGATACTACCATATGTTCGCTCTAGCCTTCtcctttctctctttttttccataCAATTATGTAAACTCtagctaataaaaaaatcttaatatgtttatatttgtgtAATTCATATCAAGCGCTTTAATTTGATAGCAATCATGAATATGTTctaggaaaaaataagaaagttaaGGACTTTATGTAATGActctaagtatatatatatataagctctCAGTGGCCACCCAGAACTTCGAATTTCGTTGATTTTTTGTGTACTTGCTTTTATTACCAAGTGTCacatttgagaaaataattaagaaaatctaagaacataatatgaaataataaatatgtaatgtgtttTTAGATAAAGTTTAGCAACGAGTACTaaagggagtactttagtctctagactAAAGTAATAGAGTacgagcaaactaaaaatatatttttttacgccAGGGGTGTGACTCACTGTCGCTTGGGCTAATATAAGTATGGATTTCTTAAGGGCGCTAGTatcgaaatatatttatgatatacatcagggagcactatatacagtgcaccgcGTATGCACGTCCAATCCTATAAGGACACTCCTGCAATATTTCAGTAATATGACTACACTATGTACAGTGTACCCAGTGACTTGTTGTCATATATTCAGATagaaagacaaactttactttattaataaagaagattATATTGGTGAGTAGTATATTACCTTGAAATAATTGTGCAACTTTTTCTACTTTGTCACTTTTCCTTCCCATATTTTTCTTGGCactgtaaaaatgaatgagatCTCGCAGAGGCGGCGTGtaggtcaactcatattttatactacatattatactcctttttaatatgacggGACACTCGATGCTTCCAAAATCATTCAAAAGTAGAGAGAAATTCTTACATAAATACTCGGATTGGGATAGTACGCTAAACACACGGTTCGGTACGAACTGCGGTTTACTCTTCAAGGTACGTTGTTCAGTACGgtattttgtgaaaatgtttttttttaatagaattaatgaaggttttcaagtttttttccatattttattctttaataatttattttcaaacaactAAACTTAACTTCTCTTAAAAAACAAAGGTAGAtatactattattcatgaatttataaatttttgaaaaaagatgagcttgtctacattttctgGTAATAAATAAGACCGATTTGCAGTAACAATGTTACCAactatggaaaaaattatttcgcaTTATATCTTTGTACCTGTAGCTgcaaggtatttttttaaattatccctaCACCATACCACTTGGTTTTCGTCTactgggatgtattttatcagATATTaagtcattatctctttttttataaacaaatatataacttatttcttatataaaattatgcttattgcttatggattaaaatcttacccCACTATAtcaatctattaataaataaaaaaataaccaaaattttataatattaaaatatttaatatgcgATTATATATAGACGTACCGTTGTACCGTACCAAAGGTAAACACGTACCGAACCGAACTCCGGTACGAACCCGTACCGTACCAGTCTTAATTTATACTTCCATACATACAGatgaaatttactttattagtaTACTGGGTGGACATTAAAATCTTAGGACAGCaacttcaattaaatatttctctCAGAAGGGtgtatatcttttaattttgtttgttatatatGATTCACATCTTTGTTAGTtgtaaaaagaacatttttctaAAACGTGTTTTTGAGCCTCTAACAACGACATCATGAGCCCGAAGTGCGCCGTCATTTCGCTTCATTTGGAAGGGAAGGGCTCCATTACCAATGCCTCGAAAGATACTAATGTGTTCGAGTCATCAATCCACTACACAATCAAGTGGTAAAAGGATACTGGAAGTGTCGATGACAGGCCCCAAGGGTGGTTGCGTGAGGTCCATGAGGACACCCATGTTGATCAAGGCAACGTGTTCGAAGATCAACAGTAAAAAGAAGCGCTCTTTTAGAAAGATGGTGGCTCATGAGGTTAGTTTGTCTCAAGAAACTATGCGTAAGGTAGTCTTAGAGGATCAgagaataaaaacatatacGGTATACAAAAGCGGCATCTTTTCAGTGAGCCGAAAATAGTCAAGAGGATGACACGACTAAAGTTGCTTCTCAAATTACTTAATTGTTGTAAGCACGTTTCAATCATTTGTAATGACGAGAAAATCTTCCCGATGGAGGTGGGTTACAAGAGCCATAACGACTGGGTGTTGGGTCAGAGCATCCAAGACATTTCCCTGAAGAAGTACAGCATTTTAGCGGACAAAACCCGCTGTAAGTGATGGTCAGGCCGGGCATCACTTCCTTCATTCCCAAGGGTAGGAAGGTCCATCAACATGTCTTTCTGGATATGTTACAGTCCCAATGACTGATGGATCTCCTTGtagatgatatttaaaaaacctgGATGGAATCAATGTTTCAGAAATTTTCAAGATAAAATTGtaccgaaaaaaatattaactatcaGATGCCTATTGGGTCTATACAAGTATTCAGAGTccctaattataatataaagtacaTATTGTCAAGGATTGACCGATTCCTGTATGACATATCTTACGGGTCCATTTCGAGTCGAGAGTCATTGTAATCGAGTTCAAGTCAAGTCTTAGATTGTGAACTCAACTTGAGTCATAAGACTTCAAAACATAGAGTTCAGTTCAAGTAGAGTTGCAAGCCTGAACTACAAGTTCCCCTCCCTGTTTCCCTATTTCGAGGTATTACTGTGCACTGCTTCATTCAGGaattttccaattatttgattaaatgggaagtcattaaattttgcTATTGAAATGATTACACAATTACCTCTAGTAATAAATTCGacttaaatgcattttttaacaaatgtacCAGCAAACACTATAAATATCCATGACAAAGAACATATTTGGTGAGCAAATACatggtttaataaatttatggtaTTTCTAATAggaaatttcataataattatgatatgtacttattacttattatatcgACAATTACGGCGTTACATCAATATCACAAAAATGTAGATTGTATTTTGTTCTCAGGTGTCGATGTTTCTGTTTTCTGTAGTGCTCAAGGGTGCCTGcaggattattttttgtgaggggctaggtttttgatatttttttctatttttttggaaaaaaaatttacaaatcaacatccattcacaaaaaataaaaaaaattcgaaaagaattaaaatatatcctttttggaaaaaaaaatcaaacattatatttgaaatataacattttttgaaaaaaaaattcaaatattaaatttttcagagaaaaatttcaaaaacacataGCTATTTAcggaaaattcaaatatataagtttttagaaaaaacatttcaaatataaatttctgtaatttttaaaaagaaatatatcccCCCACCCCAACCCCAAACAGCATCTTGCCAACCTTCCTGTATCTCTTTCAGATTGATTAACCTTAGCGGACCCGTGAAACTAGACAATAAGCGGAATTAGCGAAAGGTCCTTACTtgggactgaagactgcagttccATCAAGTTCAGTCCTAcaaatcagtcctaaaaacttataaagtttgatcgttgatgacgtcactcaactttattacttctttttttaataagttattgtACTCACAGTcaaaggaccgacagtcttTAGGATCGGTTTCAAAGACTGATTGGTCCAGTCCTAAGGCTGGACTGGAgcgaataaatatggactgacacaacactagtgatTGAAGAATGAATAAGAAAACTAGTGGATTTGTTTTTAGCGGACTAACGAAAAATTAGCGAGTGCTCACCTCTGGTAGTTAGCCTATTCATCccatgtatataattattgttaaatcaTTGTTCCTAATTTTAACAAGAGTTAATcaaactcaaccaatcaacattcagagctacctgctttattatgatttttgaggatataacgaaagtatttattagcaaaatgtttaatatcttatttcgtataattgacttagacagtttttatccgttacagtagatttgaaaatgtcacactccatgaaattgttattcattatgaaccatattctcagaataataactaataaaacgacaaagtaagagtatttcaaaatatatttgaagttccaagtttaaaaaagaaggcttaaattaaaaataatctacatactaaaaaataaaccatcatacatttatgttaaatatacaaaattaaacaattgtaatcatataactaataataacaataaattataaatacagaatattgaaataatcgattcagctaaataatattttcatggtCTTACATCgaaattcagttaaatatgtcataacttt harbors:
- the LOC121120680 gene encoding uncharacterized protein → MRGIYIGIVLATCVYWSNAQQFAPAPINSQADCQCQCIALSFYDEYGQQQGNCRSTFNGAQWCYVENDGYSSCPDLKRSTRYRGKYYSNHACITLPAYSPECLGFVIYNEGNSGIQNSAPPIAVAGSRGTI